A window of the Henckelia pumila isolate YLH828 chromosome 3, ASM3356847v2, whole genome shotgun sequence genome harbors these coding sequences:
- the LOC140889501 gene encoding uncharacterized protein has translation MIITYYYSLLAYISLSPLIPFFYAHRLFSLIPRAISDSKLTPPISPSSAAHFANTAVADLHRHCRGPPTANREFFFLHYKALESGSLGIAIYEAVEIASSNIHGFNKFPSVADENIMPLFLEKYHPTIAAHYLPFKIGIWNWHLSVEKNQSIYIRLFPEPSCVSKDQPPIALWFQSKALYFADLGQLDVPEKLTKACISLEKAMLLAKLMLQFNVKEKVSSYSCTDLTPTAGTRALK, from the exons atgataataacTTACTACTACTCGCTTTTGGCTTATATTTCTCTCTCCCCGCTCATTCCTTTTTTCTACGCGCATCGTCTCTTCTCTCTCATCCCGAGAGCCATTTCCGATTCAAAGCTAACACCGCCAATATCTCCGTCGTCAGCTGCCCATTTCGCAAACA CTGCCGTCGCCGACCTCCACCGCCACTGCCGCGGACCTCCGACCGCCAATCGGGAGTTTTTTTTCCTACACTATAAG GCTTTGGAGTCCGGGAGTTTAGGAATAGCAATTTATGAGGCAGTGGAGATCGCTTCTAGTAATATTCATGGCTTCAATAAGTTTCCAAGTGTTGCAGATGAAAACATCATGCCATTGTTCTTGGAAAAATACCACCCAACCATCGCCGCCCACTATCTCCCTTTCAAAATCGGCATATGGAATTG GCATCTTTCTGTGGAGAAGAATCAATCGATTTATATCCGGCTTTTCCCTGAACCGTCTTGTGTTTCGAAAGACCAGCCGCCGATTGCCCTCTGGTTCCAATCGAAGGCCCTTTATTTCGCCGA CCTTGGACAACTTGATGTTCCTGAAAAACTAACAAAAGCTTGTATATCACTGGAGAAAGCTATGCTG TTGGCAAAGCTAATGCTTCAATTCAATGTGAAGGAAAAGGTGTCTTCTTATTCTTGCACCGATCTTACGCCCACAGCGGGTACAAGAGCATTAAAGTGA